A window of the Vespa velutina chromosome 7, iVesVel2.1, whole genome shotgun sequence genome harbors these coding sequences:
- the LOC124950562 gene encoding dnaJ homolog subfamily B member 6-like isoform X1, with translation MVDYYRILEVQRTATSNDIKKAYRKLALKWHPDKNPENLDEANKRFKEISEAYEVLIDDTKRRTYDQRLYQKASSRPGRGFTSRSYFDSPFQRYFEKKRRVYDQYGKEGLQMNGGKRRHESDFRPLFTTFVFRDPEEVFKEFFSNSPFDDPFAGMFGPGVRRGPGRNGSNNSLSTSLFGRLGFRSPFDQILQGSADCNFTSFSTFPGFDGTTGGSRAAIKRTSTSTRFINGKKITTKKIYEDGEETIMSYENDVLKSKTVNGVPQSITFEEVSTSGQVAEGIDDVTVISQTVKMHHGDYPKGSRSKTHHHPHVKKVDKSKRK, from the exons ATGGTCGACTACTACAGGATTCTCGAAGTACAACGGACTGCTACTagcaatgatataaaaaaagc ATACAGAAAATTAGCATTAAAATGGCATCCAGACAAAAATCCCGAAAATTTGGACGAAGCGAATAAGAGGTTCAAGGAAATATCTGAGGCATATGAAGTATTGATAGACg ATACGAAGAGACGAACCTACGACCAGCGATTGTATCAGAAGGCATCCTCGAGGCCAGGCCGTGGATTCACCTCTCGGAGTTACTTTGACTCTCCCTTTCAACGATACTTTG aaaagaaaaggcgtGTTTACGATCAATATGGAAAGGAGGGTCTACAGATGAACGGTGGCAAAAGACGTCATGAAAGTGACTTCAGGCCATTGTTTACTACCTTCGTCTTTAGGGATCCTGAGGAGGTCtttaaagaattcttttcCAATTCGCCCTTCGATGATCCTTTTGctg gtaTGTTTGGGCCGGGTGTGCGACGAGGACCTGGTAGAAATGGTTCTAACAACAGTTTGAGCACGTCGTTATTTGGACGTCTCGGTTTTCGTTCGCCATTCGATCAGATATTGCAAGGTTCGGCGGATTGCAATTTCACTTCGTTCAGCACGTTTCCTGGTTTCGATGGCACGACAGGTGGCAGTAGGGCAGCAATTAAAAGGACCAGCACATCCACACGTTTTATTAATGGGAAAAAGATCACCACCAAAAA GATATACGAAGACGGGGAGGAAACCATAATGTCATACGAGAACGACGTCCTAAAATCCAAGACGGTGAACGGAGTACCACAGTCAATAAC gtTCGAGGAAGTATCGACAAGTGGTCAGGTTGCTGAGGGGATCGATGATGTTACCGTGATTAGCCAGACCGTAAAAATGCATCATGGTGATTATCCGAAGGGTAGCAGAAGCAAAACCCATCATCACCCACATGTCAAGAAGGTGgataagagtaagagaaagtaa
- the LOC124950562 gene encoding dnaJ homolog subfamily B member 6-like isoform X2, translating into MVDYYRILEVQRTATSNDIKKAYRKLALKWHPDKNPENLDEANKRFKEISEAYEVLIDEKKRRVYDQYGKEGLQMNGGKRRHESDFRPLFTTFVFRDPEEVFKEFFSNSPFDDPFAGMFGPGVRRGPGRNGSNNSLSTSLFGRLGFRSPFDQILQGSADCNFTSFSTFPGFDGTTGGSRAAIKRTSTSTRFINGKKITTKKIYEDGEETIMSYENDVLKSKTVNGVPQSITFEEVSTSGQVAEGIDDVTVISQTVKMHHGDYPKGSRSKTHHHPHVKKVDKSKRK; encoded by the exons ATGGTCGACTACTACAGGATTCTCGAAGTACAACGGACTGCTACTagcaatgatataaaaaaagc ATACAGAAAATTAGCATTAAAATGGCATCCAGACAAAAATCCCGAAAATTTGGACGAAGCGAATAAGAGGTTCAAGGAAATATCTGAGGCATATGAAGTATTGATAGACg aaaagaaaaggcgtGTTTACGATCAATATGGAAAGGAGGGTCTACAGATGAACGGTGGCAAAAGACGTCATGAAAGTGACTTCAGGCCATTGTTTACTACCTTCGTCTTTAGGGATCCTGAGGAGGTCtttaaagaattcttttcCAATTCGCCCTTCGATGATCCTTTTGctg gtaTGTTTGGGCCGGGTGTGCGACGAGGACCTGGTAGAAATGGTTCTAACAACAGTTTGAGCACGTCGTTATTTGGACGTCTCGGTTTTCGTTCGCCATTCGATCAGATATTGCAAGGTTCGGCGGATTGCAATTTCACTTCGTTCAGCACGTTTCCTGGTTTCGATGGCACGACAGGTGGCAGTAGGGCAGCAATTAAAAGGACCAGCACATCCACACGTTTTATTAATGGGAAAAAGATCACCACCAAAAA GATATACGAAGACGGGGAGGAAACCATAATGTCATACGAGAACGACGTCCTAAAATCCAAGACGGTGAACGGAGTACCACAGTCAATAAC gtTCGAGGAAGTATCGACAAGTGGTCAGGTTGCTGAGGGGATCGATGATGTTACCGTGATTAGCCAGACCGTAAAAATGCATCATGGTGATTATCCGAAGGGTAGCAGAAGCAAAACCCATCATCACCCACATGTCAAGAAGGTGgataagagtaagagaaagtaa
- the LOC124950568 gene encoding putative acyl-CoA-binding protein translates to MSLDERFLKASEEVKELSFKPSTTCLLELYSLYKQATIGDCNTGKPNILEFEKKAKWEAWNKQKGLSQDEAKEKYIIKANDLIKQSEKNE, encoded by the exons ATGTCTTTAGACGAG agATTTCTCAAGGCCAgcgaagaagtaaaagaactTTCTTTTAAGCCTTCAACTACATGTTTACTTGAACTGTATTCATTGTATAAACAAGCAACAATCGGTGACTGTAATACTG GAAAACCAAACATTCtcgaatttgaaaaaaaagctAAATGGGAAGCATGGAACAAACAGAAAGGTTTAAGTCAGGATgaggcaaaagaaaaatacattattaaagCGAATGATTTGATAAAACAAAgtgaaaagaatgaataa
- the LOC124950558 gene encoding 3'-5' RNA helicase YTHDC2-like isoform X1: MPRHKQRKHPLIGEDTRIAVNLTLKKLLETPDQKELEFPSSYTAIERAYIHELVKDLGLKSKSRGKGKNRFLTVYKREGSTIVQADAVIKLQKSSKQSIYALLNNFPLNHKECQDLLPPMERERPLNADVITNTKAMGRLNSSIPQVPQLKTNFDVLNFRKSLPIFNAREDILNALANNQVVIIAGETGSGKTTQVPQYILEHCQQRHQICRIICTQPRRLSAVSVAERVAFERDEKIGQTFGYQIRLESRVAPKTLLTYCTNGVLLRTLMGGDSALTTVTHIIVDEVHERDRFCDFLLIALKDAMNKYRSLKIVLMSATLDTTIFAKYFDKCVVINIPGRLYEVETYFLEDVLKMTGYMTKEMIRRKKEFLNKKEQCKVLESWTQYKPQISGKGPLNERCLLPAPILAQQNEPIPEKVKLEPWLIEEVDKSISDAWLCGGEDNFAQLLHFILSENVSVDYQHSKTLVTPLMVAAGRGCINTTEQLLNLGANLNLRAGNEWTALDWAKNMKQIECAELIEAYMKTYDCAVQDCEIVQGDNVSISEEDKMLLDVYHHTFNDENIDHDLLLHLVIYIHLKMPPGSLLIFLPGYDDIVTMRERINGEEKKMNQGLRYNLFVLHSNMQICDQKKVFKPSMQGTRKIILSTNIAETSITIDDVVYVIDSGKIKEKSFDAISGVCTLRSNWISQACAKQRKGRAGRCGKGFCYRLFSSIRFSSMQLHQTPEILRLPLQELCLFTKHLAPGNTPIAEFLDRALEPPSNIVTRNAVQLLKTIDALDPWEDLTELGSHLLDIPIEPRLGKMLLYAVVLKCLDPILTIVCSLAYKDPFILPAQPSQKRAVAAARKKFATGTFSDHMAVLRAFQGWQNARASGKERSFCEKNFISAPVMEMVVGMRTQLLGQLRASGFVRARGAGDIRDLNTNSENWAVVKAALTAGLYPNIIRVDRDHMQLRTQKEVKVFFHPSSTLRDFPKSPRMTYAQTHAANVESLPSDWLLYEEMSRTGRFCHVKIVTLVNPLTVALFSGPARLPMDTIYEAGAIPESESDSEVDENHEGTIFKLDDWIVFKLDLETVQLFLNLRQKWNALFLRRMKAPGKPMSQLDEKVVSTLVTVLTNEEQACGLQQPSGIGQRPRPLIVDYYPANARRADDFVERNF, encoded by the exons atGCCTCGCCACAAACAACGAAAACATCCACTGATAGGAGAAGACACTAGAATAGCAGTAAACTTAACTTTGAAGAAATTATTGGAAACACCGGatcaaaaagaattagaatttCCATCTTCTTATACAGCAATAGAACGAGCTTATATCCATGAACTTGTTAAGGATCTTGGCTTAAAATCCAAAAGTAGAGG tAAAGGCAAAAACCGATTTTTAACGGTATACAAGAGAGAAGGATCTACCATAGTTCAAGCTGATGCTGTAATCAAGCTGCAAAAGTCATCGAAACAAAGTATTTAtgctttattaaataatttcccATTGAATCATAAAGAATGTCAAGATTTATTACCTCCAATGGAAAGAGAACGGCCTCTTAATGCAGAtg tTATTACAAATACAAAGGCTATGGGTCGCTTGAACAGTAGCATCCCACAAGTACCACAATTAAAGACAAATTTTGATGTATTGAATTTTCGTAAATCACTTCCAATTTTTAATGCACGAGAGGACATTTTAAATGCTTTGGCTAACAATCAAGTAGTGATAATAGCTGGGGAAACAGGAAGTGGTAAAACCACACAAGTACCTCAATATATATTAGAGCATTGCCAGCAAAGACATCAAATTTGTAGGATTATATGTACTCAACCAAGGAGACTTTCTGCAGTATCCGTTGCAGAAAGAGTAGCATTTGAAAGGGACGAAAAAATTGGACAAACATTTGGTTATCAAATTAGACTTGAAAGTAGAGTTGCGCCTAAAACTCTTTTGACATATTGTACTAATGGGGTTCTTCTTAGGACTCTTATGGGTGGAGATTCTGCCTTGACTACAGTCACGCACATAATAGTGGATGAAGTTCACGAACGTGATAGATTTTGTGACTTCCTTTTGATAGCATTAAAAGAtgcaatgaataaatatagatCATTGAAAATTGTGTTAATGAGTGCTACATTAGATACTACTATTTTTGCAAAGTACTTTGATAAATGTGTTGTTATCAATATTCCTGGTAGATTGTATGAAGTTGAAACATATTTCCTTGAGGATGTTTTGAAAATGACCGGCTATATGACTAAAGAAATGattaggagaaaaaaagaatttttaaataaaaaggaacagTGCAAGGTCTTAGAATCTTGGACTCAGTACAAGCCACAAATATCTGGTAAAGGCCCATTGAATGAAAGATGTTTGTTGCCAGCACCGATATTAGCACAACAAAATGAGCCTATACCAGAGAAAGTTAAACTGGAACCGTGGTTGATAGAGGAAGTAGACAAAAGTATATCGGACGCATGGTTATGTGGTGGAGAAGATAATTTTGCACAATTATTGCATTTCATACTTTCCGAAAATGTTTCAGTAGATTATCAGCATTCTAAGACATTAGTTACACCATTGATGGTTGCTGCAGGTAGAGGATGCATAAATACTACCGAACAGCTTTTAAATCTTGGAGCAAATTTGAATCTTCGAGCTGGTAACGAGTGGACTGCATTAGATTGGgcaaaaaatatgaaacaaatCGAATGTGCAGAATTGATTGAGGCATATATGAAAACGTATGATTGTGCAGTGCAAGATTGTGAAATAGTACAAGGTGACAACGTTTCTATTtctgaagaagataaaatgttattagatGTATATCATCATACATTCaatgatgaaaatattgatcatgatcttcttttacatctcgttatatatatccatttgaAAATGCCACCAggttcattattaatatttttacctgGTTATGATGATATAGTAActatgagagaaagaataaacggcgaagaaaagaaaatgaatcaaGGCCTTCGTTACAATTTATTTGTACTTCACTCAAATATGCAAATATGTGATCAGAAAAAAGTATTCAAGCCTAGTATGCAAGGAACTAGAAAGATTATTCTTTCTACAAATATTGCAGAAACAAGTATTACGATCGATGATGTTGTTTACGTGATTGATtcaggaaaaataaaagaaaaatcattcgaCGCGATATCCGGTGTATGTACGCTTCGTTCAAATTGGATATCACAAGCATGTGCAAAGCAACGAAAAGGAAGAGCTGGCAGATGTGGAAAAGGATTCTGTTATCGTTTATTCTCATCAATTCGTTTTAGCAGTATGCAATTACATCAAACACCTGAAATCTTACGATTACCCTTGCAAGAGTTATGCCTTTTTACAAAACATTTGGCACCAGGAAATACACCAATTGCAGAATTTTTAGACAGAGCTTTAGAGCCACCATCCAATATAGTAACTAGAAATGCCGTACAATTATTGAAGACAATCGATGCATTGGACCCATGGGAAGATCTTACCGAATTAGGAAGTCATTTATTAGATATACCGATTGAACCAAGATTAGGGAAAATGTTGTTATATGCAGTTGTTTTGAAATGTCTCGATCCAATTCTAACGATCGTTTGCAGCTTGGCATATAA AGATCCATTTATTCTGCCAGCTCAACCATCACAAAAAAGGGCTGTAGCTGCTGCACGCAAAAAATTTGCTACCGGGACATTTTCAGATCATATGGCTGTATTGCGAGCATTTCAGGGCTGGCAAAATGCAAGAGCTAGCGGGAAGGAACGTAGTTTctgtgaaaaaaatttcatttcagcGCCTGTTATGGAAATGGTAGTTGGAATGCGAACTCAACTTCTTGGTCAACTTCGTGCATCTGGATTTGTTAGAGCGAGAGGTGCTGGTGACATTAGAGATTTGAATACCAATTCTGAAAATTGGGCGGTCGTTAAAGCAGCTTTAACAGCTGGTTTATATCCAAATATAATCAGAGTCGATCGGGATCATATGCAACTAAGAACGCA aaaagaagTGAAGGTCTTTTTCCATCCATCATCGACGTTAAGAGATTTTCCAAAATCTCCTAGAATGACTTATGCTCAAACTCATGCAGCTAATGTAGAATCATTACCGTCCGATTGGTTACTCTATGAAGAGATGAGTCGTACTGGTCGGTTTTGTCATGTTAAAATCGTTACGCTCGTTAATCCCTTGACCGTAGCACTTTTCAGTGGTCCAGCAAGATTACCTATGGATACTATTTATGAAGCTGGTG CAATACCCGAAAGCGAATCTGATTCCGAAGTGGATGAAAATCATGAGGGTACTATTTTTAAGTTGGACGATTGGATTGTATTTAAACTTGATCTTGAAACTGTacaattgtttttaaatttacgaCAAAAATGGAACGCCCTATTTTTACGGCGTATGAAAGCACCAGGAAAACCTATGTCACAATTAGATGAAAAAGTTGTTAGTACATTAGTTACAGTTCTAACTAATGAGGAGCAAGCATGTGGATTGCAACAACCTTCAGGAATTGGACAAAGACCTCGTCCATTAATAGTCGATTATTATCCTGCAAATGCTAGAAGAGCAGATGACTTTGTAGag agaaatttttaa
- the LOC124950558 gene encoding 3'-5' RNA helicase YTHDC2-like isoform X2: MERERPLNADVITNTKAMGRLNSSIPQVPQLKTNFDVLNFRKSLPIFNAREDILNALANNQVVIIAGETGSGKTTQVPQYILEHCQQRHQICRIICTQPRRLSAVSVAERVAFERDEKIGQTFGYQIRLESRVAPKTLLTYCTNGVLLRTLMGGDSALTTVTHIIVDEVHERDRFCDFLLIALKDAMNKYRSLKIVLMSATLDTTIFAKYFDKCVVINIPGRLYEVETYFLEDVLKMTGYMTKEMIRRKKEFLNKKEQCKVLESWTQYKPQISGKGPLNERCLLPAPILAQQNEPIPEKVKLEPWLIEEVDKSISDAWLCGGEDNFAQLLHFILSENVSVDYQHSKTLVTPLMVAAGRGCINTTEQLLNLGANLNLRAGNEWTALDWAKNMKQIECAELIEAYMKTYDCAVQDCEIVQGDNVSISEEDKMLLDVYHHTFNDENIDHDLLLHLVIYIHLKMPPGSLLIFLPGYDDIVTMRERINGEEKKMNQGLRYNLFVLHSNMQICDQKKVFKPSMQGTRKIILSTNIAETSITIDDVVYVIDSGKIKEKSFDAISGVCTLRSNWISQACAKQRKGRAGRCGKGFCYRLFSSIRFSSMQLHQTPEILRLPLQELCLFTKHLAPGNTPIAEFLDRALEPPSNIVTRNAVQLLKTIDALDPWEDLTELGSHLLDIPIEPRLGKMLLYAVVLKCLDPILTIVCSLAYKDPFILPAQPSQKRAVAAARKKFATGTFSDHMAVLRAFQGWQNARASGKERSFCEKNFISAPVMEMVVGMRTQLLGQLRASGFVRARGAGDIRDLNTNSENWAVVKAALTAGLYPNIIRVDRDHMQLRTQKEVKVFFHPSSTLRDFPKSPRMTYAQTHAANVESLPSDWLLYEEMSRTGRFCHVKIVTLVNPLTVALFSGPARLPMDTIYEAGAIPESESDSEVDENHEGTIFKLDDWIVFKLDLETVQLFLNLRQKWNALFLRRMKAPGKPMSQLDEKVVSTLVTVLTNEEQACGLQQPSGIGQRPRPLIVDYYPANARRADDFVERNF, from the exons ATGGAAAGAGAACGGCCTCTTAATGCAGAtg tTATTACAAATACAAAGGCTATGGGTCGCTTGAACAGTAGCATCCCACAAGTACCACAATTAAAGACAAATTTTGATGTATTGAATTTTCGTAAATCACTTCCAATTTTTAATGCACGAGAGGACATTTTAAATGCTTTGGCTAACAATCAAGTAGTGATAATAGCTGGGGAAACAGGAAGTGGTAAAACCACACAAGTACCTCAATATATATTAGAGCATTGCCAGCAAAGACATCAAATTTGTAGGATTATATGTACTCAACCAAGGAGACTTTCTGCAGTATCCGTTGCAGAAAGAGTAGCATTTGAAAGGGACGAAAAAATTGGACAAACATTTGGTTATCAAATTAGACTTGAAAGTAGAGTTGCGCCTAAAACTCTTTTGACATATTGTACTAATGGGGTTCTTCTTAGGACTCTTATGGGTGGAGATTCTGCCTTGACTACAGTCACGCACATAATAGTGGATGAAGTTCACGAACGTGATAGATTTTGTGACTTCCTTTTGATAGCATTAAAAGAtgcaatgaataaatatagatCATTGAAAATTGTGTTAATGAGTGCTACATTAGATACTACTATTTTTGCAAAGTACTTTGATAAATGTGTTGTTATCAATATTCCTGGTAGATTGTATGAAGTTGAAACATATTTCCTTGAGGATGTTTTGAAAATGACCGGCTATATGACTAAAGAAATGattaggagaaaaaaagaatttttaaataaaaaggaacagTGCAAGGTCTTAGAATCTTGGACTCAGTACAAGCCACAAATATCTGGTAAAGGCCCATTGAATGAAAGATGTTTGTTGCCAGCACCGATATTAGCACAACAAAATGAGCCTATACCAGAGAAAGTTAAACTGGAACCGTGGTTGATAGAGGAAGTAGACAAAAGTATATCGGACGCATGGTTATGTGGTGGAGAAGATAATTTTGCACAATTATTGCATTTCATACTTTCCGAAAATGTTTCAGTAGATTATCAGCATTCTAAGACATTAGTTACACCATTGATGGTTGCTGCAGGTAGAGGATGCATAAATACTACCGAACAGCTTTTAAATCTTGGAGCAAATTTGAATCTTCGAGCTGGTAACGAGTGGACTGCATTAGATTGGgcaaaaaatatgaaacaaatCGAATGTGCAGAATTGATTGAGGCATATATGAAAACGTATGATTGTGCAGTGCAAGATTGTGAAATAGTACAAGGTGACAACGTTTCTATTtctgaagaagataaaatgttattagatGTATATCATCATACATTCaatgatgaaaatattgatcatgatcttcttttacatctcgttatatatatccatttgaAAATGCCACCAggttcattattaatatttttacctgGTTATGATGATATAGTAActatgagagaaagaataaacggcgaagaaaagaaaatgaatcaaGGCCTTCGTTACAATTTATTTGTACTTCACTCAAATATGCAAATATGTGATCAGAAAAAAGTATTCAAGCCTAGTATGCAAGGAACTAGAAAGATTATTCTTTCTACAAATATTGCAGAAACAAGTATTACGATCGATGATGTTGTTTACGTGATTGATtcaggaaaaataaaagaaaaatcattcgaCGCGATATCCGGTGTATGTACGCTTCGTTCAAATTGGATATCACAAGCATGTGCAAAGCAACGAAAAGGAAGAGCTGGCAGATGTGGAAAAGGATTCTGTTATCGTTTATTCTCATCAATTCGTTTTAGCAGTATGCAATTACATCAAACACCTGAAATCTTACGATTACCCTTGCAAGAGTTATGCCTTTTTACAAAACATTTGGCACCAGGAAATACACCAATTGCAGAATTTTTAGACAGAGCTTTAGAGCCACCATCCAATATAGTAACTAGAAATGCCGTACAATTATTGAAGACAATCGATGCATTGGACCCATGGGAAGATCTTACCGAATTAGGAAGTCATTTATTAGATATACCGATTGAACCAAGATTAGGGAAAATGTTGTTATATGCAGTTGTTTTGAAATGTCTCGATCCAATTCTAACGATCGTTTGCAGCTTGGCATATAA AGATCCATTTATTCTGCCAGCTCAACCATCACAAAAAAGGGCTGTAGCTGCTGCACGCAAAAAATTTGCTACCGGGACATTTTCAGATCATATGGCTGTATTGCGAGCATTTCAGGGCTGGCAAAATGCAAGAGCTAGCGGGAAGGAACGTAGTTTctgtgaaaaaaatttcatttcagcGCCTGTTATGGAAATGGTAGTTGGAATGCGAACTCAACTTCTTGGTCAACTTCGTGCATCTGGATTTGTTAGAGCGAGAGGTGCTGGTGACATTAGAGATTTGAATACCAATTCTGAAAATTGGGCGGTCGTTAAAGCAGCTTTAACAGCTGGTTTATATCCAAATATAATCAGAGTCGATCGGGATCATATGCAACTAAGAACGCA aaaagaagTGAAGGTCTTTTTCCATCCATCATCGACGTTAAGAGATTTTCCAAAATCTCCTAGAATGACTTATGCTCAAACTCATGCAGCTAATGTAGAATCATTACCGTCCGATTGGTTACTCTATGAAGAGATGAGTCGTACTGGTCGGTTTTGTCATGTTAAAATCGTTACGCTCGTTAATCCCTTGACCGTAGCACTTTTCAGTGGTCCAGCAAGATTACCTATGGATACTATTTATGAAGCTGGTG CAATACCCGAAAGCGAATCTGATTCCGAAGTGGATGAAAATCATGAGGGTACTATTTTTAAGTTGGACGATTGGATTGTATTTAAACTTGATCTTGAAACTGTacaattgtttttaaatttacgaCAAAAATGGAACGCCCTATTTTTACGGCGTATGAAAGCACCAGGAAAACCTATGTCACAATTAGATGAAAAAGTTGTTAGTACATTAGTTACAGTTCTAACTAATGAGGAGCAAGCATGTGGATTGCAACAACCTTCAGGAATTGGACAAAGACCTCGTCCATTAATAGTCGATTATTATCCTGCAAATGCTAGAAGAGCAGATGACTTTGTAGag agaaatttttaa